The genomic stretch CAGAAATTTGCTTACACAGGGCTTGATTTTAAAACACCAATGTACGCCATCGGTTCTTTTGCTGCCTACGGTTTTGCATTGTACCACTACATCAAGTCTCATCTCAGGAAGCTGAAATCACCACCCCATAAAACGAGAAAGCAGGAGAGAAGAACACCAAGGTTGTCCATAGCCGCATTAACGGGAGGCGGTTATTTGGCTGCAAATCTCTCTCTCATGTTTATAACGGAAAAAACGGTGACGATTGTACTCATGTGTGTATATATTATGCTTACTTTTGTTATGTTTCATTTCATACTAGAGCTGCATCGTTATTACTGGCTTAATAGAAGAACAGCAGGTACAAAAAAACCTCCGATCTCTGCCGATTTGCAGTAGATCCGGAGGATTCGTATAAAGTATTAGTAACTTGGAGTTTAACCTCGAAGCAGTGATTCAGCTCCATCTACATAAACTTCCGTACCTGATACGTGAGAGGCTTCATCAGAAGCAAGGAACAATACTAGATTTGCGACTTGTTCTGGTTTACCGGCCTCACCAGCGAGTGGATGTCCGCCCTCAGGATATTCAACAGGAATCTGGACTTCTTCCAAGTCTTCAGAGCGAGTCGTTTTACCGTCAATCTCTGTGTCAATTGCACCAGGGTGAACTGAATTCACTCGAATCTTGTATCTTGCCAGCTCCAGTGCAGCCATTTTCATAAATGCAGCTTGACCTGCTTTTGTTGAAGCGTATGCGGAGAAACCGATGTTTGAGAAGACCCGGTTTCCGTTGATCGAACTGTTAATGATAATGCTGCCTCCGTTATCTTTCATATAAGGGATGGCATATTTCACAGTTGCGAATGTTCCGCGCATATTAATACACATGGTTTGATCCCAATCTTCCACTTCCATGGTTTCAATAGGGGCGAGCTTGCCGTTTACTCCAGCATTGGCAAAAACGATGTCAACCTTGCCTCCCGCAAGATCGGCAACTTCCTTCATTGCGCGTTCCACCATTTTGGGCTCTGAAATGTCACATTCGACTACGTCAGCGCGGCCGCCATTTTTCTCGATGATTTGTTTAGTTTCCTCTGCCTTTTCTACTGTCCGGTCCAGCAAAAACACCCGTGCTCCTTCTTTTGCGAATCGAATAGCTGTTGCCTGACCAATGCCGGCACCTCCTCCAGTAACGACTGCGAGCTTGTTTTCTAGACGTAGTGTCATTCTTTTTTCCTCCCTTAATATCTTAAAATTTATGTGAGTATTGATCTAATGTGTTTTCTTATGTACGGTAAATACCCCCGCAGGAGGATACTTGAATCATAATCAGAATAAATACAAAATCCCTGCATTCTCTTTGTAAAAAAGAGCGTGCAGGGATTTAGGTTATGCTGCCTATAGATGAATTTAC from Paenibacillus polygoni encodes the following:
- a CDS encoding SDR family oxidoreductase, with the translated sequence MTLRLENKLAVVTGGGAGIGQATAIRFAKEGARVFLLDRTVEKAEETKQIIEKNGGRADVVECDISEPKMVERAMKEVADLAGGKVDIVFANAGVNGKLAPIETMEVEDWDQTMCINMRGTFATVKYAIPYMKDNGGSIIINSSINGNRVFSNIGFSAYASTKAGQAAFMKMAALELARYKIRVNSVHPGAIDTEIDGKTTRSEDLEEVQIPVEYPEGGHPLAGEAGKPEQVANLVLFLASDEASHVSGTEVYVDGAESLLRG